A window of the Chroogloeocystis siderophila 5.2 s.c.1 genome harbors these coding sequences:
- a CDS encoding HesB/IscA family protein: MVRLSTSAAKEIQRLQAKQHDQNVFFRLKVQAGGCSSLLYNMEFDTNLTPSDRVYDCSGITVVVDAQSTDYIHDLLLDYSEDLMGGGFRFHNPQAIATCSCGNSFSIASDASTSQ; the protein is encoded by the coding sequence ATGGTTCGTCTCAGCACATCCGCAGCTAAAGAAATTCAACGCCTGCAAGCTAAGCAGCATGATCAAAATGTCTTCTTTCGGCTAAAGGTTCAAGCTGGTGGCTGCTCTAGCTTGTTATACAACATGGAATTTGATACTAATCTCACTCCAAGCGATCGCGTTTATGACTGTAGCGGAATTACCGTTGTTGTCGATGCGCAAAGCACTGATTATATTCATGACCTCCTCCTTGATTATTCGGAAGATTTGATGGGCGGAGGTTTTCGCTTTCATAATCCTCAAGCGATCGCAACTTGTAGCTGCGGTAACTCATTTTCCATAGCATCTGATGCCTCTACTTCTCAATAG
- the rpsL gene encoding 30S ribosomal protein S12, producing MPTIQQLIRSERQLTSKKTKSPALKECPQRRGVCTRVYTTTPKKPNSALRKVARVRLTSGFEVTAYIPGIGHNLQEHSVVMIRGGRVKDLPGVRYHIIRGTLDTAGVKDRKQGRSKYGTKRPK from the coding sequence ATGCCAACCATACAGCAACTCATTCGTAGCGAACGTCAACTAACAAGCAAGAAAACAAAATCGCCAGCATTGAAGGAATGCCCGCAGCGTAGAGGCGTCTGCACGCGGGTATATACTACAACTCCTAAGAAGCCTAACTCTGCCTTGCGCAAGGTAGCTAGAGTGCGCTTGACCTCTGGGTTTGAAGTCACCGCATACATTCCTGGAATTGGTCACAATTTACAAGAACACTCGGTCGTTATGATTCGAGGTGGTCGTGTTAAAGACTTGCCTGGAGTGCGGTACCACATCATTCGCGGGACGCTAGACACCGCCGGAGTCAAAGACCGCAAGCAGGGGCGTTCTAAATATGGTACAAAGCGCCCCAAGTAA